The window ggctgcccctgccccaccacgCCCCTCCCCGCTCAGCGCCTCAGCCATGGCCTCTCTGCTGGAATCTTATCTCCCTGAGTGGAGAGCGAAGGAAAAGGGAAGCTCTGCCGAGGGTGGAGGCGGGATGGGGAAGAGCCCAGCCTTGAGATAAGAAAGTAGACAAAATAGCGGAGCCCACAGCCCCTCACTGCCTCCAGGCCCCAGGAGTTGCAGCTGCGTTGGATGCTCTGTCTCCGGGCCGGAGCCAGCGATGGAGAAGACCGTGGTGCTCATTACAGGCTGCTCCTCGGGGATCGGCCTGGGGCTGGCCGTGCGCCTGGCCTCGGACGCCTCCCGCAGGTTTAAAGGTACTGCCAGGGCTTGTGCGGCTGCGAGCAGGAGCTGGTCCTGACCCAGCGGCTGGTGCGCTCCAGTGCAATGGGCGAACGAGGGGCTGTTCCTTAGGTGGGGAGGagccgggctctgcagccccaGGTGATGGGAGCAGCGGCTGTGGGTTGGAGATGGGGATGCTATGGGGCTGGGCAAGGTGGGGCCGGTGGGACACACTCTGTTAGGAATACAGGCCCTCTAGGAAAAAGCACTGGGGATGCTAGGGTCCGGGCTACGCCCTCCCAAGCAATCTCAGCAGAATGAActccctggggctggaggggcagatggTCCTGGGCAGGTCGCAGCCTCGGGAGAGGAGGTGACTTGGAGCTGTGTGGTGTCCAGCAGGACAAGGAGCGCCTGGCGATGAGCTGGCTGGGGCCCTGAGCACTTGGGGGGCAGTAGCTGCTCCTGGTCCATGCAGATGGGGCTCCCTAGAGATCACCCCTTCTGCTGCATCCCAGGAGGTGGGGGAGCCGTCACTTGCTCTGCGCCCGCATGGCCCTGGAGGGAGGTGGCCCTTTGGCTGAGCTGGGCCGGGACGAGCCTTCGGTCTAAGGGGAGCGTGGGCTCCAGGTATCTCTGTGGGGGGGACGTTAGGGAGAGACTTGCATGGTGCAATCCCCGGCAAAGCCTTTGTCCTGTAGCAGGAGGGTCTTTGTACTCTCCAGAGTGGGGGGCTCCCCTGGAGGCAGAGAAGATCCCCCACCAagtgcccaggggctgggggggattgCAATCAGCAAGCTGGGTGCTCGTTCTCGCCTAGTCTACGCCACCATGCGCAACCTGGCCAAGAAGGAGCAGCTGCTGGAGTGCGTGCGGGGCTGCCACGCCAGCACCCTGGAGATCCTGCAGCTGGATGTCACCGACCCGTTCTCGCTCGCCGCAGCCGCGCAGCAGGTGCAGGAGCAGCGCGTCGACGTGCTGGGTGAGCCGGTCCGGCCAGGCGTCTCTGCAAGCCCCATGTGCCTTGGCCCTGTGCCAGCTTCCTTTccgccccctgagccagccctagGAAGGGGGCCTAGTTCCCAGCCAGCCCTCTGCATCTCCCTGCCTGCTGGGCACCAAGGCAGATCTGTCACGTGTGACAGGTCCTGGGGGTTCGCACAGCTCAGAGCCCACTCGCCAGCTCCTCGAGGGGCTCACCTGGGCCGAGCCTGCAGAGCCACTGAAGGAAAGGGAGGCCCCcggagcagtggggggagggccaGCGTGTGGCCCCTGCCCCCGACACATGCGTCTCAGAAGGGGATAATGTCCAGTCCTGCTGCTCCCGCGGTCCCTGGGGTTTGTCATAAAGCCCCAGCACCCGGAGCCCTGTGACTGGGTGAGAATCGCGCTTCTCACTGCGAAAGAGACGGAAGTGTCCAGCCCCGGTGTCGGGGTGGCTGCTGGGATAGGTGAGCCCTAAGGACTCGGCCCCCAAAGGTTGGTGACCAGAGCCCTGCGCTTCAGATTTCTACGTCAATTTCATGCCCTTTTGGGGGctgactcattatttttgaatgtgTGGGGCTGGCGCTGTGGGGGGCGTGGGCCCCAGGGAGCTCCCTTCCCTGCACCTCTCTAACGGCGGCTCCTTGCTGTGCCCCGCCAGTGTGCAATGCCGGGGTGGGGCTGATGGGCCCCCTGGAGACCTGCTCCTTCCAGGCCATGAAGACCATCTTCGATGTGAACGTGTTTGGGACCATTGGCACCATCCAGGCCTTTCTGCCCGGCATGAAGCGTCGCAAGGCCGGCAAGATCATCATTTCCAGCAGCGTGGGGGCGCTGCAAGGTGAGAGACACATACATCCCCCCACACGTGCACACACTAGGACAGCCACGCCTGTGTTCTGTGATGCTGCCCACACCCCATGGCCTGTGGGTACCCACGTGGCCTTGCAAATCCCTCCTCCTGGGGGTGAAATGCGGGGCCCAGCATAACATCTGAGCtcctgggggctgcctgggagGAGCAGGCCAGGCTTCCCCTGCCGGTTCTCACCCGTCCCTCCCGCTGTGCCCTAGGGATCCCCTTCAATGCCGTGTATTGCGCCAGCAAGTTTGCAGTGGAAGGTCTGTGTGAGAGCCTGGCTGTGATCCTCCAGCAGTTCAACGTGCAGTGAGTACCACCGGGAGGCCTGAGGCCACGCAAAGTGCTTTACGCCTGTCACTAGCACTCGCTGGGGGGTGGAACGAGGCAGCTGTAGCCTGGTGCTATTGTGCagtagtttaggacaggaagggaagaataaTCCTGCAGCCAATTGACCGTGCAGGGGGCGTTCCAGGCAAGAGGATGGAAGCACCCGAATCGCTGGGGTTCATCCATTCCTGGAGTTTAAGGCAGGAGGGACCGTTAGATTGTctggtctggcctcctgcatggcacaggccagagaattcccCCCGGTTCCCCCGTCCTGAGCCCAAGAGCTGGGGTCTGACTAAAGCATCGCCCAGAAAGGCGCCAGGCAGGAcctgcagacccctggggacaGAGAAACCACCACTGCCCTGGGGagcttgttccagtggttaatcacctgCCCTGTTACGAACCGCAGCCTTATTTCTAactggaatttgtctggcttcggCTTCCAGCCGCTAGTTCCAGTTCTGCCTTTCTCGGCTAGCTTAGGGAGCCCGTTAGCACTCGATCCATCCCTCGCTCTGTGCGGCATCATCTCCAGCCCCGGAATCGCTTCTGTGGCTCTTTCCTGTAGCCTCCCCAGCGTCTCCACACAATGCtcgccccaggctgcaggcagcgTTCCAGCACCGCTCACACTGCGGCCGGCTACACAGGGGAAATCCAGGGGGGATTGGAGACATCCAACGTGCCATCACCCTCAGCCCTAGCGTGTAACGGTTGTGATCTCCCTGCCGCTGGGcctgtgtcacggagtccccgggcaatgctctggaactgctccccacaaagccagtcaagactttggggagcctcctctcccttggagcagactgtcttcagggcaagaagctcacacggcttcacctccggggtctgaccttggagcattcagcatatgcccctccgtgcgcttcccacagcgagtccgccctggcggggtcctggggaagccagaaggtcctgcacccccacttcgcagtcagatgtgactctcagccagccagtaaaacagaggtttattagatgacaggaacatggtctaaaacagagcttatAGGTACAAAGAACTGGACCCCTCAGCCGGATCGATCGTGGGGTCCGGCGCGCCAGACACCcctgtctgccctcactcctagtccccagccagctccaaactgaaccccctccagcccctcctttctgaccttttttcagagtagcagccatgttagtctgtatccgcaacatcacttgccccataacctcagccatgctgaacacaacaccatctacagcctcacaagtactcctgttctttctgacctttgtctctttcccgggccaggaggtcacctgacctctttgttctcccacacctttagcatccccttgcaggggggaagggcctggccattagttgccaggcgaCAGAGGGTCGGCCAGAAACTGAGGCCCCCacccagtattcagaggaaacattaagaacagtcccacttcctcACAGCCTGTccccgtcacacacacacaccccggctccTGGAGGCCATGGGCTCAGAGATGCCATATTGCAGAACTGGTGCAAGATGCCCGGTACCTAGGGCATGGGGGTGAAAGCCCCTCTATCCATGCCTGTAGGGTGTCACTCGGGGCTCTGCCCCTGGGCGGGGTGGGGCATGCTGGCTCCGTCTGCACAGGCACCTGCCCCTGGCAACTCCCCGTCTCtgctctctcttcctgcagcGTCACGCTGATCGAGTGCGGCCCGGTCAATACGAGCTTCCTGGCCAACCTGCAGCGGACGGACGCCGAGGGCAGCGCACTGCAAGGCCTGGACCCGCAGACCTGCGCCCTGTACAGCCAGTACCTCCAGCACTGCCAGAACCTCTTCCGCGACGTGGCCCAGGACACCGAGGAGGTCCTGCAGGTCGCTCCCGGCTCCCTGCTTCTCTGcccaggggagcggggcagggccaggggctgagTGCAGCCAGACTGCCGCGGAGTGGTCCCGGCAGAGCGCTATCTAGCCCTGGGGAGAAGAGCCATGAGTCAGCAGTGATCGGTGCAGCCACCCCCTGACCTCACCCTGCCAGCTGGGGcctatccctgcccccctttTCCAGGGGAGCATAGGGGCAGggagcccggcccagccctctcTGCCCATAGGGGCCTGAAGTGGGGGTTGCtccctgggcaggggtggggtccaTACAGGCCCAGGCAGGTCTATGGTCCTGTAATGCTGACGAGGCCCTGCTCTTCCCGTCAGCATGGGGGTCCCCAGCCCCCAAGGGGTCCCCTGTCTTACCGCCGGCTTGGAGCTGTTGCTGACACGCCCCCTCTCTGCTTTCCCCAGGTGTTCCTGGAAGCcatctgcgccccctgcccccctctgcgcTCTTTCACCACCCAGTTCTTCATGCCGCTCACCCGGCTCAAGCTAACGAGTCCCGACGGCTCGGAGTACGTCCGCGCCATGCACAAGTTCGTGTTCTCTGCAGGCGAGGTCCAGGGCGACCAGGCGTGAGGGGGGAGCAGCGCGGCTGTCCCAGAGCGAGGGGCAGCCCCTGTATTGCCCTGAATTTGTAGGGGGGCCTGTGCTCCCCCCGGAGGGAATACGACCCTGCCACGGAGCTCCAATAAATGTGTCTGCTCCCTGCATGGCTCCTGGCTCCATCCACCCCAGCGCTACGCCCTGCAGTCTGCACTGCCCTGGGGGGCTGCTGCAaggggggtatgtggggtggggctggggcagcgcaCACTGCTCAGGTTGTGCCTGccgtgggggtggatggggctgggaccccaggacACCTTGTTAAGTGCCACAATCACTGCGGTGAACTGAAGGGGACTCCGGGCCATCCCCATGCACCTCCCCAGCAGGCGTGGGAGGCTCATGCTGGCAGTGGGTGAAGGCAAAACCCACCAGTCACTCCAGCCCCCATGGCAgcctggggcagcgctgggcctgGCTTGGCCGTGGGGGGGGTCTGGCACTCCCACCCCTTGCTGCTCTCCCAGTGTGAGCTGTAGTTTGCTGGTTTCTATGTTAAACCCGGTCCCCGAAATGCAGGTCACAGTCTCTCCCCTGCTGAGCTGAGGTCCTGCCCTCTTGCCTTCTGGAGCAGGGCATGAAGACGAGGCCATGCCAGGGCATTTAAAGTAAGGAGCATTTCCACCTGCTCGATCTGTCCTGTGCCAGCAGCCGCTGGGCAATACCAGGAATCCTGGCCCTTAGGCATGGCACCGAGCCCAGTGGGCACAGACGCCTTCATGCGCCAGTCACCTTGGAGCAGCAGCTCACCAGCGCGAAGCACGCTGCTGGAGGGGCCTCAGCATTATCTGCTGTCTCCTCTGCTCCCTCAGAGCCCCCTGGTCTCTCTGTGCCCCCCCCATGGGAGACCCCCCCAGGTTGCAGCGGGGGGCTGGTGCTGCAGGCACCGGTCTCCCCACTGGGCTCGTCCCCCCAGCGTGGTGCAGGGCACAGGAGTGGAACGGGGAGGTGCAGAGGGCTGTATTTCATTTCTCCTTAGGGCCTGAGGGCTGGGCCATATGTGTGGGACTAAACGCtcctagccccctcccccccacagccgaGCGGGGCTGGCACCCGTGGCAGGTTCAAGGGGAGAAGTGCCCTTTCCGATGCCCCAGAACCAGACTGTCCTGTCCAGCATCAATCTCCCTCCATTAAACTCCTGCTCTCGctgcttctctcccttctccagccccctgTTCTGTGTGTcattcctcctctcttccctctacccatcctcccccatggcagctcccatcTGCCCCCGCATGGGCTTCAATTCCCCCACACCCGCCCCCTTTGCGCCTGGGCTCCGCGATGCTTCCAGCGATGTGTCATGGCTGAGATTCGGAGTGAACCACCACACTGAGGGCCAGGAGGGAGCTCACCCCTCGCTGAGCTATtggttcaggctctctgcagacacaGGCAGCTGTCATGATTTTCTTCAGCCCCAGACGGGCTAGACGCTCAGGTGCTGAATATGGACCCGGGCCACATCCCGGCACTGAGCGGGCGAGACGCAGCCTGGGGGCGGCGTGACTGGCAGCCCAGCAGGGGTTGCTGCTGGAGCTGCCTTCTGTCAGAGGAGCTGTTACAGCCGGGTCCTCACCACACCTGGGCTCTGAAGATCCTGTGGTGCTTCCTCGTGGTGTGGGAGccaccgcccagcccagcccagcggtATCAGCTCCTCTCGCACCAAGGCTGGAGCAGTCACTATCGGCTTCCCCGCCTAAGGAATCTGGTGCTGTGCCCTGGGTGCAGAATGGCCGCTTTGCCCCACCCCAGTAGTAGCTGCATCTCTGGAGTCAGCAAAGCACGCGGGGCTCCCGCTGCATGGCAGGTGCTCCGGCAATAGATGCTGCTTATTACTGGGCATGTGAGACGCAGACGCGTGAGCCCCGGTTCTGAGATGAGCTCAGAGCGGCTGGCTCTGGCCTGGCCGCTCCATGGGGCTGGGGCTCTTCGTTGTGTGGCTGTGGGGTCAGAAGTGGCTCAGGGAAGGCAGCGCAGGGGCCCAGGGCTCATGTCCTGGGATGATTCAGAATTTACCCCCGTGGGTCCCGCTTCCCGGAGGCCGAGCGACTGTTGCCTGGCACCAGCCCCTGTAGTTCAGCCTGTCACAGGCATCAGAGCAAACACATCAGCAGGCCGGGGGCGCGGGGGTGGGGGCATTCCCCTGGCAGCCCTGGCACCTGCGGCTGCAAAGCGGCGGTGTCATGTCTGTGCATTGTTGGCGTGTTCTGCTGCCAGGCAGGAGCGTtagaccagccccgggccggcacgtCCAGCGGACGGGCGGGTGCGTTAGACCAGCCCCTGGCCGGCACGTGCAGCGGACGGGCGGGTGCGTtagaccagccccgggccggcacgtgcagcggacgggcgggtgcgttagaccagccccgggccggcacgtgcagcggacgggcgggtgcgttagaccagccccgggccggcacgtgcagcggacgggcgggtgcgttagaccagccccgggccggcacgtgcagcggacgggcgggtgcgttagaccagccccgggccggcacgtgcagcggacgggcgggtgcgttagaccagccccgggccggcacgtgcagcggacgggcgggtgcgttagaccagccccgggccggcacgtgcagcggacgggcgggtgcgttagaccagccccgggccggcacgtccagcggacgggcgggtgcgttagaccagccccgggccggcacgtccagcggacgggcgggtgcgttagaccagccccgggccggcacgtccagcggacgggcgggtgcgttagaccagccccgggccggcacgtccagcggacgggcgggtgcgttagaccagccccgggccggcacgtccagcggacgggcgggtgcgtt of the Malaclemys terrapin pileata isolate rMalTer1 chromosome 25, rMalTer1.hap1, whole genome shotgun sequence genome contains:
- the HSD17B1 gene encoding 17-beta-hydroxysteroid dehydrogenase type 1 — encoded protein: MEKTVVLITGCSSGIGLGLAVRLASDASRRFKVYATMRNLAKKEQLLECVRGCHASTLEILQLDVTDPFSLAAAAQQVQEQRVDVLVCNAGVGLMGPLETCSFQAMKTIFDVNVFGTIGTIQAFLPGMKRRKAGKIIISSSVGALQGIPFNAVYCASKFAVEGLCESLAVILQQFNVHVTLIECGPVNTSFLANLQRTDAEGSALQGLDPQTCALYSQYLQHCQNLFRDVAQDTEEVLQVFLEAICAPCPPLRSFTTQFFMPLTRLKLTSPDGSEYVRAMHKFVFSAGEVQGDQA